A single window of Hylaeus volcanicus isolate JK05 chromosome 8, UHH_iyHylVolc1.0_haploid, whole genome shotgun sequence DNA harbors:
- the LOC128881403 gene encoding uncharacterized protein LOC128881403 isoform X2, translating into MAYTTMLSDLIKHRSGRQWIIDSDVWKDIVKYAHWNHTMYVTRESQTFLWLLLLQEQQNINFCKEVILTIAAPLMSSTFKSQVCNGLEDNYLEQNALLCTTLDLLTSIVENTLFANIDNMIPELCQEVINLDIRIKALFEACISTKFLPYVHKLLMLSLLVPIKRAIREGQETVDLEVTQKFLCDLCYVSMMLLSKNYIIEIVKTNKLLLIYWKKLQSLRKFDLPHEHKFEHQAISIMVIPLAVCVRRSYINHDLFDMFLTKMIDVTSTAVQRLAYNIRDSIYKNDLPLAEICKVCIDMLLEITDIMDRDVAVITFQTLCHVLKNYVPNICQKGNTGGTNNVANIENGPKKFTFVSPLEGDPIVDHPTLLASLLNGLAVMTEKFKLKWQECVETICLLSLAQEILNHPGIIPVVCVKALKVCKLAIQNFMPPNLVLLVEADSNMNDIGPTLFKRLHDINWEVRDSVLEVLNTIATISEDKYPAFQEFLLTNRFLEIALEIAKTDSESYVRASALAFISTTIRINRLWEEKLSQLNLPDIAINLLNNESEAIVRKEAVILIKELYVHCKWQRDVIDSMSRAMSAAAISDLHWEVKTSALEYWKQFIKSHLSDQGVLDGHFPKVTFSKEHRKIVSLNETEIKRRLNKALDELAKQNCLGVLLVTLEDDSDFEVCRTSAGILNKLKSFLLKYKLDEPVPELPLPKDSATLDTSYIKYEQSNNIESSNSEKVFSNSSNVIEEIVDANDANLLASIYKNSLKMNGEVQNTTEKTFEFISCVTRQTFLQRIFDSDIDGIIEEKSRWLTTYTTSFESILDDILTMHKQGDVNSMDCY; encoded by the exons ATGGCTTACACTACAATGTTATCCGATTTGATCAAACATCGAAGTGGCAGACAGTGGATTATAGATTCTG ATGTTTGGAaggatattgtaaaatatgcaCATTGGAATCACACTATGTATGTTACACGTGAAAGCCAAACATTTTTGTGGCTTTTGCTTTTACAAGaacaacaaaatatcaatttttgtaaagaagTTATTTTGACAATTGCTGCACCATTAATGTCGAGCACTTTTAAGTCTCAAGTATGCAATGGGTTGGAAGATAATTATCTGGAACAAAATGCATTACTATGTACTACGTTGGATTTATTAACTAGTATAGTGGAGAACACATTATTCGCAAACATAGATAATATGATACCTGAATTATGCCAAGAAGTTATTAATTTAGATATCAGAATAAAGGCTCTTTTTGAAGCATGTATTAGCACAAAATTTTTGCCATATGTTCATAAATTGTTAATGTTAAGTTTACTCGTTCCAATAAAACGTGCTATCAGAGAAGGACAAGAAACTGTTGATCTTGAAGTAACTCAAAAGTTTTTGTGCGATTTGTGTTATGTATCCATGATgcttttatcgaaaaattatataatagaaatagtaaaaacaaataaattgctacTGATATACTGGAAAAAGCTTCAGTCATTACGTAAATTTGATCTACCACATGAACATAAGTTTGAACATCAAGCCATAAGTATAATG GTTATACCCTTGGCTGTATGTGTTAGACGTTCATATATTAATCATGATCTTTTTGATATGTTTCTTACTAAAATGATTGATGTGACATCTACAGCTGTGCAAAGATTAGCATACAATATAAGAGattctatatataaaaatgatttacctTTAGCAGAAATTTGCAAAGTATGCATTGATATGCTCTTAGAAATAACAGATATTATGGACAGg GATGTTGCAGTAATTACATTCCAAACATTATGTCATGTTCTCAAGAACTATGTGCCAAATATATGTCAGAAAGGTAATACAGGAGGAACAAATAATGTGGCAAACATAGAAAATGGACCAAAGAAATTTACGTTTGTATCTCCATTGGAGGGAGACCCCATAGTTGATCACCCTACATTGTTAGCATCACTTCTTAATGGGTTAGCAGTTATGACAGAaaagttcaaattaaaatggCAAGAATGTGTAGAAACTATATGCTTGCTATCACTTGCACAAGAAATCCTAAATCATCCAGGAATAATACCTGTg GTCTGTGTAAAAGCTTTAAAAGTATGTAAGTTGGcaattcaaaatttcatgCCGCCAAATTTAGTACTACTCGTTGAAGCAGACAGCAACATGAATGATATAGGGCCAACGTTATTCAAAAGATTACACGATATAAACTGGGAAGTAAGGGATAGTGTACTAGAAGTTTTAAATACTATTGCTACAATTTCTGAAGACA aatatccagcatttcaagaatttttattaacaaatcgGTTTCTAGAAATCGCACTTGAAATTGCTAAAACAGACAGTGAAAGTTATGTTCGAGCATCTGCTTTAGCTTTTATTTCAactactattcgaataaacagACTGTGGGAAGAAAAATTATCGCAGCTTAATCTAcct GATATTGCAATAAATCTACTTAACAATGAAAGTGAAGCTATAGTAAGGAAGGAAGCTGTAATTTTGATAAAGGAATTATATGTTCATTGTAAATGGCA GAGAGATGTTATTGATTCAATGTCACGAGCAATGTCAGCAGCTGCTATTTCTGATCTTCATTGGGAAGTAAAAACAAGTGCCCTTGAATACTGGAAGCAATTCATAAAATCACATTTATCCGATCAAGGGGTGCTCGACGGACACTTTCCAAAAgtaacattttccaaagaacaCAGGAAAATTGTGTCATTAAACGAAACcgaaataaaacgaagacTTAACAAAGCATTAGATGAATTAGCAAAGCAAAATTGTTTAGGA GTTCTTTTAGTTACTTTAGAAGATGACAGCGATTTCGAAGTATGTAGAACTTCGGCAGGTATACTGAACAAACTTAAAtcgtttcttttgaaatataaacttGACGAACCTGTGCCAGAGCTTCCTCTTCCCAAAGATAGTGCTACATTAGACACTtcgtatattaaatatgaacaatcaaataatattgaaagttCTAATTCAGAAAAAGTGTTTAGTAACTCTAGCAAtgttattgaagaaattgtagATGCTAATGATGCAAATCTTCTTGCTTctatctacaaaaattcattgaaaatgaatGGAGAAGTACAAAACACAACGGAAAAaacgtttgaatttatttcttgtgtAACTAGACAAACATTCCTTCAGAGGATTTTTGATTCAGATATCGATGGTATCATTGAAGAAAAATCTCGATGGTTGACTACGTATACAACGAGCTTTGAATCTATATTGGATGATATACTAACAATGCATAAACAAGGAGATGTGAATTCAATGGATtgctattaa
- the LOC128881403 gene encoding uncharacterized protein LOC128881403 isoform X1, with the protein MTSLKNSERLSEVLELFLLPNYNIASTTYLDLLLTHISQNIKECTSDDYEHCVLLQKWVLRALNIWNSDCKPPQSISVFTLKLVGIISRNELRFHYWRCQDVYNRLCNVFKLHDDDLPASIKMAYTTMLSDLIKHRSGRQWIIDSDVWKDIVKYAHWNHTMYVTRESQTFLWLLLLQEQQNINFCKEVILTIAAPLMSSTFKSQVCNGLEDNYLEQNALLCTTLDLLTSIVENTLFANIDNMIPELCQEVINLDIRIKALFEACISTKFLPYVHKLLMLSLLVPIKRAIREGQETVDLEVTQKFLCDLCYVSMMLLSKNYIIEIVKTNKLLLIYWKKLQSLRKFDLPHEHKFEHQAISIMVIPLAVCVRRSYINHDLFDMFLTKMIDVTSTAVQRLAYNIRDSIYKNDLPLAEICKVCIDMLLEITDIMDRDVAVITFQTLCHVLKNYVPNICQKGNTGGTNNVANIENGPKKFTFVSPLEGDPIVDHPTLLASLLNGLAVMTEKFKLKWQECVETICLLSLAQEILNHPGIIPVVCVKALKVCKLAIQNFMPPNLVLLVEADSNMNDIGPTLFKRLHDINWEVRDSVLEVLNTIATISEDKYPAFQEFLLTNRFLEIALEIAKTDSESYVRASALAFISTTIRINRLWEEKLSQLNLPDIAINLLNNESEAIVRKEAVILIKELYVHCKWQRDVIDSMSRAMSAAAISDLHWEVKTSALEYWKQFIKSHLSDQGVLDGHFPKVTFSKEHRKIVSLNETEIKRRLNKALDELAKQNCLGVLLVTLEDDSDFEVCRTSAGILNKLKSFLLKYKLDEPVPELPLPKDSATLDTSYIKYEQSNNIESSNSEKVFSNSSNVIEEIVDANDANLLASIYKNSLKMNGEVQNTTEKTFEFISCVTRQTFLQRIFDSDIDGIIEEKSRWLTTYTTSFESILDDILTMHKQGDVNSMDCY; encoded by the exons ATGACATCATTAAAGAACAGTGAAAGGTTATCCGAAGTTTTGGAATTGTTTCTGTTACCTAATTATAACATTGCATCTACTACTTATCTTGATCTCCTGTTAACCCACATTTCTCAGAATATAAAAGAGT GTACATCGGACGATTACGAGCATTGTGTATTACTCCAAAAGTGGGTGTTGAGAGCATTGAACATTTGGAACTCCGATTGCAAACCTCCTCAGTCTATAAGTGTGTTTACTTTGAAACTTGTGGGAATAATTTCACGTAATGAATTACGTTTTCATTACTGGCGATGCCAGGATGTGTACAATAGACTGTGCAATGTTTTTAAACTTCACGATGATGACTTGCCAGCATCTATTAAAATGGCTTACACTACAATGTTATCCGATTTGATCAAACATCGAAGTGGCAGACAGTGGATTATAGATTCTG ATGTTTGGAaggatattgtaaaatatgcaCATTGGAATCACACTATGTATGTTACACGTGAAAGCCAAACATTTTTGTGGCTTTTGCTTTTACAAGaacaacaaaatatcaatttttgtaaagaagTTATTTTGACAATTGCTGCACCATTAATGTCGAGCACTTTTAAGTCTCAAGTATGCAATGGGTTGGAAGATAATTATCTGGAACAAAATGCATTACTATGTACTACGTTGGATTTATTAACTAGTATAGTGGAGAACACATTATTCGCAAACATAGATAATATGATACCTGAATTATGCCAAGAAGTTATTAATTTAGATATCAGAATAAAGGCTCTTTTTGAAGCATGTATTAGCACAAAATTTTTGCCATATGTTCATAAATTGTTAATGTTAAGTTTACTCGTTCCAATAAAACGTGCTATCAGAGAAGGACAAGAAACTGTTGATCTTGAAGTAACTCAAAAGTTTTTGTGCGATTTGTGTTATGTATCCATGATgcttttatcgaaaaattatataatagaaatagtaaaaacaaataaattgctacTGATATACTGGAAAAAGCTTCAGTCATTACGTAAATTTGATCTACCACATGAACATAAGTTTGAACATCAAGCCATAAGTATAATG GTTATACCCTTGGCTGTATGTGTTAGACGTTCATATATTAATCATGATCTTTTTGATATGTTTCTTACTAAAATGATTGATGTGACATCTACAGCTGTGCAAAGATTAGCATACAATATAAGAGattctatatataaaaatgatttacctTTAGCAGAAATTTGCAAAGTATGCATTGATATGCTCTTAGAAATAACAGATATTATGGACAGg GATGTTGCAGTAATTACATTCCAAACATTATGTCATGTTCTCAAGAACTATGTGCCAAATATATGTCAGAAAGGTAATACAGGAGGAACAAATAATGTGGCAAACATAGAAAATGGACCAAAGAAATTTACGTTTGTATCTCCATTGGAGGGAGACCCCATAGTTGATCACCCTACATTGTTAGCATCACTTCTTAATGGGTTAGCAGTTATGACAGAaaagttcaaattaaaatggCAAGAATGTGTAGAAACTATATGCTTGCTATCACTTGCACAAGAAATCCTAAATCATCCAGGAATAATACCTGTg GTCTGTGTAAAAGCTTTAAAAGTATGTAAGTTGGcaattcaaaatttcatgCCGCCAAATTTAGTACTACTCGTTGAAGCAGACAGCAACATGAATGATATAGGGCCAACGTTATTCAAAAGATTACACGATATAAACTGGGAAGTAAGGGATAGTGTACTAGAAGTTTTAAATACTATTGCTACAATTTCTGAAGACA aatatccagcatttcaagaatttttattaacaaatcgGTTTCTAGAAATCGCACTTGAAATTGCTAAAACAGACAGTGAAAGTTATGTTCGAGCATCTGCTTTAGCTTTTATTTCAactactattcgaataaacagACTGTGGGAAGAAAAATTATCGCAGCTTAATCTAcct GATATTGCAATAAATCTACTTAACAATGAAAGTGAAGCTATAGTAAGGAAGGAAGCTGTAATTTTGATAAAGGAATTATATGTTCATTGTAAATGGCA GAGAGATGTTATTGATTCAATGTCACGAGCAATGTCAGCAGCTGCTATTTCTGATCTTCATTGGGAAGTAAAAACAAGTGCCCTTGAATACTGGAAGCAATTCATAAAATCACATTTATCCGATCAAGGGGTGCTCGACGGACACTTTCCAAAAgtaacattttccaaagaacaCAGGAAAATTGTGTCATTAAACGAAACcgaaataaaacgaagacTTAACAAAGCATTAGATGAATTAGCAAAGCAAAATTGTTTAGGA GTTCTTTTAGTTACTTTAGAAGATGACAGCGATTTCGAAGTATGTAGAACTTCGGCAGGTATACTGAACAAACTTAAAtcgtttcttttgaaatataaacttGACGAACCTGTGCCAGAGCTTCCTCTTCCCAAAGATAGTGCTACATTAGACACTtcgtatattaaatatgaacaatcaaataatattgaaagttCTAATTCAGAAAAAGTGTTTAGTAACTCTAGCAAtgttattgaagaaattgtagATGCTAATGATGCAAATCTTCTTGCTTctatctacaaaaattcattgaaaatgaatGGAGAAGTACAAAACACAACGGAAAAaacgtttgaatttatttcttgtgtAACTAGACAAACATTCCTTCAGAGGATTTTTGATTCAGATATCGATGGTATCATTGAAGAAAAATCTCGATGGTTGACTACGTATACAACGAGCTTTGAATCTATATTGGATGATATACTAACAATGCATAAACAAGGAGATGTGAATTCAATGGATtgctattaa
- the LOC128881513 gene encoding BAG domain-containing protein Samui-like isoform X2 — protein sequence MDFPVIVDKASEFGKPIDLDRDFLFDDDGFGRRSDIRSHLDDLAARHPEFADHLVGPPWGDIPFHSSFRNRNRGSGNAGTNNYQGYSDEDARSQASGSSAASGASAVSSHGEPEANLQDKRSQNFEQPSRRNQIPQYGLRNTVDIGQHHHNMENPDKASRGQRSMSAPPENRQSSSNQQPQQQEQQSQQPQGQRYVSRIDITPQHNQPQQPQQPQPQPQPQQQQQPQQQPQQHQSNVRHIPIFVEGRDEPVLPRNIDESHFRREPSNQFNPSSDFKRSSIFTEPSFGTSHKWFPQFQDAFYPQQTAYEQPTSRQQHTHYQQPKQQQYAERQPPQQHYEQPRQQQRQSQQQRQAQQQQQPQQQHQQPPQQEPPKPKPCPPKDPLERVALVQKEVDSLAEQVKSYTGNSRTEKQYIYLDEMLTRELIKLDDIETEGRDNVRQARKNAIRTIQETISLLESKASLPSPQITESKSQVSDDVHEPEQSESMDVDQKTEESQTNEPIPLPPGPSSPTKMVEESNPDALNEKTINSANDQADKQSSEPMDIIPAEKSEATPMEVQQTPEQANTAEKTDVPEVKDESASEANKENISEEKKPEKDCEKKEAVSEEMKPEDASKNPETVPEENKKEEEVSKEKTDKPKEKAEVDEVKQSQKATKKGKKTKKQVPVSDKPIPMPPPDNAEENAK from the exons ATGGACTTTCCTGTCATCGTGGACAAAGCATCCGAATTCGGAAAACCGATCGATTTGGACCGT gACTTCCTGTTCGACGACGACGGTTTCGGTCGACGCAGCGACATTAGGTCCCATTTGGACGACCTAGCAGCTCGCCATCCAGAATTCGCTGATCACCTCGTAGGACCGCCTTGGGGCGACATACCGTTCCACAGTTCCTTCCGTAACAGGAACCGTGGTTCTGGGAACGCCGGGACCAACAACTACCAGGGTTACTCGGACGAGGACGCGAGAAGCCAGGCGAGCGGAAGCAGCGCCGCCAGCGGTGCGAGTGCTGTCAGCTCTCACGGCGAGCCTGAGGCCAACCTCCAGGACAAACGATCTCAGAATTTCGAGCAGCCGAGCAGGAGGAACCAAATCCCTCAGTACGGGCTGCGCAATACGGTGGACATAGGTCAACATCATCATAACATGGAGAATCCTGACAAAGCGAGTCGCGGTCAGCGCTCGATGTCCGCTCCGCCTGAGAACAGACAATCCTCGAGTAATCAGCAGCCTCAGCAACAAGAGCAGCAGAGTCAGCAACCACAAGGACAAAGATACGTTTCTAGGATAGATATTACTCCTCAGCACAACCAGCCTCAACAACCGCAGCAACCACAGCCACAGCCACAAccacagcaacagcaacagcccCAACAACAACCTCAGCAACATCAAAGCAACGTCAGGCACATACCAATTTTTGTAGAGGGCAGAGACGAACCTGTACTGCCCAGGAACATAGACGAGTCACATTTCAGAAGAGAACCCTCCAATCAATTCAATCCATCGTCGGACTTCAAGAGATCATCGATCTTCACAGAGCCCTCGTTCGGTACGTCCCACAAATGGTTCCCTCAATTTCAGGATGCGTTCTATCCGCAACAAACCGCTTACGAGCAGCCTACGAGTCGACAGCAACACACTCACTACCAACAGCCTAAACAGCAGCAATACGCCGAGAGACAACCGCCTCAGCAGCATTACGAGCAACCTAGACAACAGCAGAGGCAGTCTCAACAGCAGAGGCAAGCtcaacagcaacaacagccTCAGCAACAGCACCAGCAACCTCCGCAACAAGAACCGCCAAAGCCCAAACCATGCCCTCCGAAGGATCCTCTGGAAAGGGTAGCCTTAGTTCAGAAAGAAGTGGACTCCCTGGCCGAGCAGGTTAAATCGTATACAGGAAACTCAAGAACAGAGAAACAGTACATATATCTAGACGAAATGCTCACCAGGGAGTTGATCAAGCTAGACGACATAGAAACCGAGGGCAGAGATAACGTTCGACAGGCGCGCAAGAACGCTATAAGAACTATACAAGAAACAATTAGCTTGTTAGAGTCGAAGGCTTCTCTTCCCTCTCCACAGATCACGGAATCCAAGAGCCAGGTCTCTGATGACGTCCACGAGCCCGAACAAAGCGAGTCCATGGACGTGGATCAGAAAACTGAGGAATCGCAAACCAACGAGCCAATACCTCTGCCACCTGGCCCGTCGTCTCCGACAAAGATGGTCGAAGAGAGCAACCCTGATGCCCTGAACGAGAAGACGATCAACTCCGCCAACGATCAAGCCGATAAACAATCTTCCGAACCTATGGACATCATTCCTGCGGAGAAATCCGAGGCTACACCTATGGAGGTGCAGCAGACCCCTGAGCAGGCAAACACTGCTGAGAAAACAGATGTGCCTGAGGTAAAGGATGAGAGTGCTTCCGAAGCGAACAAGGAGAACATATCCGAAGAGAAGAAGCCAGAGAAGGATTGTGAGAAGAAGGAAGCTGTTTCCGAAGAGATGAAGCCAGAAGATGCTTCCAAGAATCCAGAGACGGTGCCTGAAGAGAACAAAAAAGAGGAGGAAGTTTCTAAGGAGAAGACTGACAAACCGAAAGAGAAGGCGGAGGTGGACGAGGTGAAGCAATCTCAAAAGGCGACGAAGAAGGGGAAAAAGACGAAGAAACAGGTACCAGTCTCCGACAAACCCATACCGATGCCACCGCCAGACAATGCCGAAGAGAACGCGAAGTAG
- the LOC128881513 gene encoding BAG domain-containing protein Samui-like isoform X1, translating into MSFYFRDKPKFGDRLRGKSGDELLQEIKQQFDEDSKSFFEPTSRSARDPFERHAGFSRDFLFDDDGFGRRSDIRSHLDDLAARHPEFADHLVGPPWGDIPFHSSFRNRNRGSGNAGTNNYQGYSDEDARSQASGSSAASGASAVSSHGEPEANLQDKRSQNFEQPSRRNQIPQYGLRNTVDIGQHHHNMENPDKASRGQRSMSAPPENRQSSSNQQPQQQEQQSQQPQGQRYVSRIDITPQHNQPQQPQQPQPQPQPQQQQQPQQQPQQHQSNVRHIPIFVEGRDEPVLPRNIDESHFRREPSNQFNPSSDFKRSSIFTEPSFGTSHKWFPQFQDAFYPQQTAYEQPTSRQQHTHYQQPKQQQYAERQPPQQHYEQPRQQQRQSQQQRQAQQQQQPQQQHQQPPQQEPPKPKPCPPKDPLERVALVQKEVDSLAEQVKSYTGNSRTEKQYIYLDEMLTRELIKLDDIETEGRDNVRQARKNAIRTIQETISLLESKASLPSPQITESKSQVSDDVHEPEQSESMDVDQKTEESQTNEPIPLPPGPSSPTKMVEESNPDALNEKTINSANDQADKQSSEPMDIIPAEKSEATPMEVQQTPEQANTAEKTDVPEVKDESASEANKENISEEKKPEKDCEKKEAVSEEMKPEDASKNPETVPEENKKEEEVSKEKTDKPKEKAEVDEVKQSQKATKKGKKTKKQVPVSDKPIPMPPPDNAEENAK; encoded by the exons ATGTCCTTCTATTTCCGTGACAAGCCGAAATTCGGCGACAGACTACGTGGTAAATCGGGCGACGAACTTCTACAAGAAATCAAACAGCAATTCGACGAAGACAGCAAGTCTTTTTTCGAGCCGACCAGCAGATCGGCTCGAGATCCGTTCGAACGACATGCCGGATTTTCAAGG gACTTCCTGTTCGACGACGACGGTTTCGGTCGACGCAGCGACATTAGGTCCCATTTGGACGACCTAGCAGCTCGCCATCCAGAATTCGCTGATCACCTCGTAGGACCGCCTTGGGGCGACATACCGTTCCACAGTTCCTTCCGTAACAGGAACCGTGGTTCTGGGAACGCCGGGACCAACAACTACCAGGGTTACTCGGACGAGGACGCGAGAAGCCAGGCGAGCGGAAGCAGCGCCGCCAGCGGTGCGAGTGCTGTCAGCTCTCACGGCGAGCCTGAGGCCAACCTCCAGGACAAACGATCTCAGAATTTCGAGCAGCCGAGCAGGAGGAACCAAATCCCTCAGTACGGGCTGCGCAATACGGTGGACATAGGTCAACATCATCATAACATGGAGAATCCTGACAAAGCGAGTCGCGGTCAGCGCTCGATGTCCGCTCCGCCTGAGAACAGACAATCCTCGAGTAATCAGCAGCCTCAGCAACAAGAGCAGCAGAGTCAGCAACCACAAGGACAAAGATACGTTTCTAGGATAGATATTACTCCTCAGCACAACCAGCCTCAACAACCGCAGCAACCACAGCCACAGCCACAAccacagcaacagcaacagcccCAACAACAACCTCAGCAACATCAAAGCAACGTCAGGCACATACCAATTTTTGTAGAGGGCAGAGACGAACCTGTACTGCCCAGGAACATAGACGAGTCACATTTCAGAAGAGAACCCTCCAATCAATTCAATCCATCGTCGGACTTCAAGAGATCATCGATCTTCACAGAGCCCTCGTTCGGTACGTCCCACAAATGGTTCCCTCAATTTCAGGATGCGTTCTATCCGCAACAAACCGCTTACGAGCAGCCTACGAGTCGACAGCAACACACTCACTACCAACAGCCTAAACAGCAGCAATACGCCGAGAGACAACCGCCTCAGCAGCATTACGAGCAACCTAGACAACAGCAGAGGCAGTCTCAACAGCAGAGGCAAGCtcaacagcaacaacagccTCAGCAACAGCACCAGCAACCTCCGCAACAAGAACCGCCAAAGCCCAAACCATGCCCTCCGAAGGATCCTCTGGAAAGGGTAGCCTTAGTTCAGAAAGAAGTGGACTCCCTGGCCGAGCAGGTTAAATCGTATACAGGAAACTCAAGAACAGAGAAACAGTACATATATCTAGACGAAATGCTCACCAGGGAGTTGATCAAGCTAGACGACATAGAAACCGAGGGCAGAGATAACGTTCGACAGGCGCGCAAGAACGCTATAAGAACTATACAAGAAACAATTAGCTTGTTAGAGTCGAAGGCTTCTCTTCCCTCTCCACAGATCACGGAATCCAAGAGCCAGGTCTCTGATGACGTCCACGAGCCCGAACAAAGCGAGTCCATGGACGTGGATCAGAAAACTGAGGAATCGCAAACCAACGAGCCAATACCTCTGCCACCTGGCCCGTCGTCTCCGACAAAGATGGTCGAAGAGAGCAACCCTGATGCCCTGAACGAGAAGACGATCAACTCCGCCAACGATCAAGCCGATAAACAATCTTCCGAACCTATGGACATCATTCCTGCGGAGAAATCCGAGGCTACACCTATGGAGGTGCAGCAGACCCCTGAGCAGGCAAACACTGCTGAGAAAACAGATGTGCCTGAGGTAAAGGATGAGAGTGCTTCCGAAGCGAACAAGGAGAACATATCCGAAGAGAAGAAGCCAGAGAAGGATTGTGAGAAGAAGGAAGCTGTTTCCGAAGAGATGAAGCCAGAAGATGCTTCCAAGAATCCAGAGACGGTGCCTGAAGAGAACAAAAAAGAGGAGGAAGTTTCTAAGGAGAAGACTGACAAACCGAAAGAGAAGGCGGAGGTGGACGAGGTGAAGCAATCTCAAAAGGCGACGAAGAAGGGGAAAAAGACGAAGAAACAGGTACCAGTCTCCGACAAACCCATACCGATGCCACCGCCAGACAATGCCGAAGAGAACGCGAAGTAG
- the LOC128881406 gene encoding solute carrier family 35 member F6 produces MAWTRYQCILAVLMVVTGSFNTLSVKFADKQVVPSEDGEARHFNHPFMQSCFMFVGEMMCYLLFKIVYCYYSRRGDRSVQNNPLTKGSSTFNPFILLIPALCDTCATSIMYIGLNMTYASSFQMLRGAVIVFTAVLSMGFLERKLGIREWIGIAMVIIGLAVVGFSDIINAKDSEVDSNSVLTGDLLIICAQVITAVQMVIEEKYVTGQNIPALQAVGWEGIFGFISICLLMIPLNFIHASPPFADNSQGTLEATKDAFIQIGNSSNLLMAIVGIAFSIAFFNFAGISVTKEMSATTRMILDSVRTLVIWVFSLALGWQYFHYLQVIGFAVLLIGMSCYNNIIIPQLVRKCIYQIDRHRRPPSDRIINVVAEDPPENM; encoded by the exons ATGGCATGGACGCGTTACCAATGTATTTTAgctgtgttgatggttgttaCTGGATCATTTAATACTTTGTCTGTGAA ATTTGCAGATAAACAAGTTGTACCAAGTGAAGATGGAGAAGCTAGACATTTTAATCATCCTTTTATGCAGTCTTGCTTCATGTTTGTAGGAGAGATGATgtgttatctattattcaaaattgtttattgttattatagtCGAAGAGGT GATAGATCTGTGCAGAATAATCCTTTGACTAAAGGCTCATCTACATTtaatccttttattttacttattccTGCATTATGCGATACATGTGCTACATCTATTATGTATATTGGCCTGAATATGACATATGCAAGTAGTTTTCAAATGTTGCGTGGTGCTGTTATTGTATTCACTGCTGTGCTTTCTATGGGTTTTCTTGAGAGAAAACTAGGTATCCGAGAGTGGATTGGTATAGCAATGGTTATAATTGGTTTAGCTGTTGTTGGATTCAGTGACATAATTAATGCAAAAGATTCAGAAGTTGACAGCAACTCTGTTTTAACTGGAGACTTACTTATTATATGCGCACAG GTTATAACTGCTGTTCAAATGGtgatagaagaaaaatatgtaactgGACAAAATATACCAGCACTTCAAGCAGTTGGTTGGGAAG GTATCTTTGGATTTATTAGTATTTGCCTCTTAATGATTCCTCTTAATTTTATACATGCATCACCTCCATTTGCTGACAATTCTCAAGGGACACTTGAAGCCACTAAAGATGCTTTTATTCAAATTGGAAATagtagtaatttattgatggCAATAGTTG GCATTGCATTTAGTATagcttttttcaattttgcgGGCATCAGCGTTACCAAAGAAATGAGTGCTACTACAAGAATGATTTTAGATAGCGTTCGAACTTTAGTTATATGGGTTTTCTCTTTAGCATTGGGCTGGCAATATTTCCATTACTTACAG GTTATTGGTTTTGCTGTGCTCCTCATTGGAATGtcatgttataataatatcattatcCCTCAATTAgtaagaaaatgtatatatcAGATAGACCGACATAGACGACCTCCCAGTGACCGAATCATTAATGTAGTGGCAGAGGATCCTCCAGAAAATATGTGA